One stretch of Scatophagus argus isolate fScaArg1 chromosome 18, fScaArg1.pri, whole genome shotgun sequence DNA includes these proteins:
- the eci2 gene encoding enoyl-CoA delta isomerase 2, mitochondrial isoform X1 has protein sequence MASVALKFFAPWYFVRLRRFSSIPSLKLHTTASSMMGATVEQFEQAKSKLSTLKEDPGNEVKLKIYALFKQATQGPCNTPKPGMLDFVNKVKWDAWKSLGSIPQDEARQQYCDLIGSLVAAEGGGSAQVAAQPAGSETAYKTLLITTQDDITTIKLNRPSKKNAITTEMYNEIIAALEQAAKDDSVITVFTGAGDFYCSGNDLTNFTKIPEGGVEAMARSGGDLLRKYVKAYIDFPKPLVAVVNGPAVGISVTVLGLFDLVYATERATFHTPFSQLGQSPEGCSSYTFPKVMGSAKASEMLLFNKKLTAVQACELGLVTEVFPDSSFQSEVWTRLKAYAKLPRNSLALSKQLIRSMEKERLHAVNDAEVERLVERWMSDECFNAVMSFFQAKAKL, from the exons ATGGCCAGCGTCGCGCTGAAGTTCTTCGCTCCCTGGTATTTTGTCAGATTACGAAG GTTCTCCAGTATTCCCAGTCTGAAGCTCCACACCACAGCCTCTTCCATGATGG GTGCGACGGTGGAGCAGTTTGAGCAGGCCAAGAGCAAGCTGTCGACACTGAAGGAAGACCCAGGCAACGAGGTCAAACTGAAGATCTACGCTCTCTTCAAACAG gCCACCCAGGGTCCCTGCAACACCCCCAAACCAGGCATGCTGGACTTTGTCAACAAGGTCAAATGGGACGCGTGGAAATCTCTGGGCTCCATACCACAG GACGAAGCCAGGCAGCAGTACTGCGACCTGATTGGCTCTCTGGTGGCCGCAGAGGGTGGAGGCTCCGCCCAGGTGGCTGCACAGCCTGCTGGGAGCGAGACGGCGTACAAGACGCTGTTGATCACCACGCAGGATGACATCACCACCATCAAGCTGAACCGCCCGTCCAAGAAAAACGCCATCACAACTGAA ATGTACAATGAGATCATCGCAGCTCTGGAGCAGGCAGCAAAAGACGACTCAGTCATCACCGTGTTtactg GTGCTGGCGATTTTTACTGCAGCGGAAACGACCTGACCAACTTCACCAAGATTCctgagggaggggtggaggcgATGGCCAGGAGCGGTGGAGACCTGCTCAG GAAGTACGTGAAGGCCTACATTGACTTTCCAAAGCCGCTGGTCGCCGTGGTGAACGGACCGGCTGTGGGAATCTCAGTCACCGTGTTGGGGCTGTTCGACTTGGTCTACGCTACAGAaagg GCCACCTTCCACACGCCGTTCAGTCAGCTGGGTCAGAGCCCTGAAGGCTGCTCCTCCTACACCTTCCCCAAAGTGATGGGCAGCGCCAAg gCCAGTGAGATGCTGCTGTTCAACAAGAAGCTGACGGCGGTTCAGGCCTGTGAACTCGGTCTGGTCACTGAGGTTTTCCCCGACAGCAGCTTCCAGTCAGAGGTCTGGACCCGACTGAAGGCCTACGCCAAGCTGCCCCGCAAC tctctggCTCTCTCTAAGCAGCTGATTCGCTCGATGGAGAAGGAGCGTCTCCACGCGGTGAACGACGCTGAGGTGGAGCGTCTGGTGGAGCGCTGGATGTCAGACGAGTGTTTCAACGCCGTCATGAGTTTCTTCCAGGCGAAGGCCaaactctga
- the eci2 gene encoding enoyl-CoA delta isomerase 2, mitochondrial isoform X3, with protein sequence MLDFVNKVKWDAWKSLGSIPQDEARQQYCDLIGSLVAAEGGGSAQVAAQPAGSETAYKTLLITTQDDITTIKLNRPSKKNAITTEMYNEIIAALEQAAKDDSVITVFTGAGDFYCSGNDLTNFTKIPEGGVEAMARSGGDLLRKYVKAYIDFPKPLVAVVNGPAVGISVTVLGLFDLVYATERATFHTPFSQLGQSPEGCSSYTFPKVMGSAKASEMLLFNKKLTAVQACELGLVTEVFPDSSFQSEVWTRLKAYAKLPRNSLALSKQLIRSMEKERLHAVNDAEVERLVERWMSDECFNAVMSFFQAKAKL encoded by the exons ATGCTGGACTTTGTCAACAAGGTCAAATGGGACGCGTGGAAATCTCTGGGCTCCATACCACAG GACGAAGCCAGGCAGCAGTACTGCGACCTGATTGGCTCTCTGGTGGCCGCAGAGGGTGGAGGCTCCGCCCAGGTGGCTGCACAGCCTGCTGGGAGCGAGACGGCGTACAAGACGCTGTTGATCACCACGCAGGATGACATCACCACCATCAAGCTGAACCGCCCGTCCAAGAAAAACGCCATCACAACTGAA ATGTACAATGAGATCATCGCAGCTCTGGAGCAGGCAGCAAAAGACGACTCAGTCATCACCGTGTTtactg GTGCTGGCGATTTTTACTGCAGCGGAAACGACCTGACCAACTTCACCAAGATTCctgagggaggggtggaggcgATGGCCAGGAGCGGTGGAGACCTGCTCAG GAAGTACGTGAAGGCCTACATTGACTTTCCAAAGCCGCTGGTCGCCGTGGTGAACGGACCGGCTGTGGGAATCTCAGTCACCGTGTTGGGGCTGTTCGACTTGGTCTACGCTACAGAaagg GCCACCTTCCACACGCCGTTCAGTCAGCTGGGTCAGAGCCCTGAAGGCTGCTCCTCCTACACCTTCCCCAAAGTGATGGGCAGCGCCAAg gCCAGTGAGATGCTGCTGTTCAACAAGAAGCTGACGGCGGTTCAGGCCTGTGAACTCGGTCTGGTCACTGAGGTTTTCCCCGACAGCAGCTTCCAGTCAGAGGTCTGGACCCGACTGAAGGCCTACGCCAAGCTGCCCCGCAAC tctctggCTCTCTCTAAGCAGCTGATTCGCTCGATGGAGAAGGAGCGTCTCCACGCGGTGAACGACGCTGAGGTGGAGCGTCTGGTGGAGCGCTGGATGTCAGACGAGTGTTTCAACGCCGTCATGAGTTTCTTCCAGGCGAAGGCCaaactctga
- the eci2 gene encoding enoyl-CoA delta isomerase 2, mitochondrial isoform X2: MASVALKFFAPWYFVRLRRFSSIPSLKLHTTASSMMGATVEQFEQAKSKLSTLKEDPGNEVKLKIYALFKQATQGPCNTPKPGMLDFVNKVKWDAWKSLGSIPQDEARQQYCDLIGSLVAAEGGGSAQVAAQPAGSETAYKTLLITTQDDITTIKLNRPSKKNAITTEMYNEIIAALEQAAKDDSVITVFTGAGDFYCSGNDLTNFTKIPEGGVEAMARSGGDLLRKYVKAYIDFPKPLVAVVNGPAVGISVTVLGLFDLVYATERATFHTPFSQLGQSPEGCSSYTFPKVMGSAKASEMLLFNKKLTAVQACELGLVTEVFPDSSFQSEVWTRLKAYAKLPRNGYLCLCASCLSLQRLSVPTPPPL, from the exons ATGGCCAGCGTCGCGCTGAAGTTCTTCGCTCCCTGGTATTTTGTCAGATTACGAAG GTTCTCCAGTATTCCCAGTCTGAAGCTCCACACCACAGCCTCTTCCATGATGG GTGCGACGGTGGAGCAGTTTGAGCAGGCCAAGAGCAAGCTGTCGACACTGAAGGAAGACCCAGGCAACGAGGTCAAACTGAAGATCTACGCTCTCTTCAAACAG gCCACCCAGGGTCCCTGCAACACCCCCAAACCAGGCATGCTGGACTTTGTCAACAAGGTCAAATGGGACGCGTGGAAATCTCTGGGCTCCATACCACAG GACGAAGCCAGGCAGCAGTACTGCGACCTGATTGGCTCTCTGGTGGCCGCAGAGGGTGGAGGCTCCGCCCAGGTGGCTGCACAGCCTGCTGGGAGCGAGACGGCGTACAAGACGCTGTTGATCACCACGCAGGATGACATCACCACCATCAAGCTGAACCGCCCGTCCAAGAAAAACGCCATCACAACTGAA ATGTACAATGAGATCATCGCAGCTCTGGAGCAGGCAGCAAAAGACGACTCAGTCATCACCGTGTTtactg GTGCTGGCGATTTTTACTGCAGCGGAAACGACCTGACCAACTTCACCAAGATTCctgagggaggggtggaggcgATGGCCAGGAGCGGTGGAGACCTGCTCAG GAAGTACGTGAAGGCCTACATTGACTTTCCAAAGCCGCTGGTCGCCGTGGTGAACGGACCGGCTGTGGGAATCTCAGTCACCGTGTTGGGGCTGTTCGACTTGGTCTACGCTACAGAaagg GCCACCTTCCACACGCCGTTCAGTCAGCTGGGTCAGAGCCCTGAAGGCTGCTCCTCCTACACCTTCCCCAAAGTGATGGGCAGCGCCAAg gCCAGTGAGATGCTGCTGTTCAACAAGAAGCTGACGGCGGTTCAGGCCTGTGAACTCGGTCTGGTCACTGAGGTTTTCCCCGACAGCAGCTTCCAGTCAGAGGTCTGGACCCGACTGAAGGCCTACGCCAAGCTGCCCCGCAAC ggatatttgtgtttgtgtgcctcttGTCTGTCCCTGCAGCGTTTGTCTGTCCCAACGCCTCCTCCACTTTAA
- the rheb gene encoding GTP-binding protein Rheb isoform X4 encodes MPQPKSRKIAVLGYRSVGKSSLTIQFVEGQFVDSYDPTIENTFTKTMTVNGQEYNLQLVDTAGQDEYSIFPQSYTIDVDGYILIYSVTSYKSFEVVRVIHEKLLDMVGNVQVPIILVGNKKDLHMERVIGFEEGKALAESWNAAFLESSAKENQVYSTLCSYWSVSVNTL; translated from the exons ATGCCGCAGCCAAAATCCCGGAAAATCGCCGTGCTGGGCTACAGATCGGTGG ggaaGTCATCTCTAACCATCCAGTTTGTGGAGGGACAGTTTGTCGACTCCTATGATCCCACTATAGAGAACA CATTTACGAAGACGATGACAGTGAACGGGCAGGAATACAACCTGCAGCTGGTCGACACGGCCGGTCAG gatGAGTACTCCATCTTTCCTCAGAGTTACACCATCGACGTTGACGGTTACATCCTCATCTACTCTGTAACATCCTACAAAAG tTTTGAAGTGGTCAGAGTCATCCACGAGAAGCTGCTGGACATGGTGGGAAACGTGCA AGTACCAATCATTTTAGTTGGGAACAAGAAAGACTTACACATGGAGAG GGTGATCGGTTTCGAGGAAGGGAAAGCTCTGGCGGAGTCGTGGAACGCTGCCTTCCTCGAGTCTTCGGCCAAAGAAAACCAG
- the rheb gene encoding GTP-binding protein Rheb isoform X6, with the protein MPQPKSRKIAVLGYRSVGKSSLTIQFVEGQFVDSYDPTIENTFTKTMTVNGQEYNLQLVDTAGQDEYSIFPQSYTIDVDGYILIYSVTSYKSFEVVRVIHEKLLDMVGNVQVPIILVGNKKDLHMERATQIRQRDRQADRQTDCGGVKWQEERLQMDRR; encoded by the exons ATGCCGCAGCCAAAATCCCGGAAAATCGCCGTGCTGGGCTACAGATCGGTGG ggaaGTCATCTCTAACCATCCAGTTTGTGGAGGGACAGTTTGTCGACTCCTATGATCCCACTATAGAGAACA CATTTACGAAGACGATGACAGTGAACGGGCAGGAATACAACCTGCAGCTGGTCGACACGGCCGGTCAG gatGAGTACTCCATCTTTCCTCAGAGTTACACCATCGACGTTGACGGTTACATCCTCATCTACTCTGTAACATCCTACAAAAG tTTTGAAGTGGTCAGAGTCATCCACGAGAAGCTGCTGGACATGGTGGGAAACGTGCA AGTACCAATCATTTTAGTTGGGAACAAGAAAGACTTACACATGGAGAG AGCCACACAgatcagacagagagacagacaggcagacagacagacagactgtggaGGTGTAAAGTGGCAGGAGGAGAGATTGCAGATGGATAGAAGATGA
- the rheb gene encoding GTP-binding protein Rheb isoform X7, translated as MPQPKSRKIAVLGYRSVGKSSLTIQFVEGQFVDSYDPTIENTFTKTMTVNGQEYNLQLVDTAGQDEYSIFPQSYTIDVDGYILIYSVTSYKSFEVVRVIHEKLLDMSTNHFSWEQERLTHGESHTDQTERQTGRQTDRLWRCKVAGGEIADG; from the exons ATGCCGCAGCCAAAATCCCGGAAAATCGCCGTGCTGGGCTACAGATCGGTGG ggaaGTCATCTCTAACCATCCAGTTTGTGGAGGGACAGTTTGTCGACTCCTATGATCCCACTATAGAGAACA CATTTACGAAGACGATGACAGTGAACGGGCAGGAATACAACCTGCAGCTGGTCGACACGGCCGGTCAG gatGAGTACTCCATCTTTCCTCAGAGTTACACCATCGACGTTGACGGTTACATCCTCATCTACTCTGTAACATCCTACAAAAG tTTTGAAGTGGTCAGAGTCATCCACGAGAAGCTGCTGGACATG AGTACCAATCATTTTAGTTGGGAACAAGAAAGACTTACACATGGAGAG AGCCACACAgatcagacagagagacagacaggcagacagacagacagactgtggaGGTGTAAAGTGGCAGGAGGAGAGATTGCAGATGGATAG